From one Basilea psittacipulmonis DSM 24701 genomic stretch:
- the ompR gene encoding osmolarity response regulator transcription factor OmpR: MTNRKILIVDDDERLRELLQQYLQGQGYYVDIAKDAVSMDQLFPTQPYDLIVLDIMLPDEDGLSICRRLRGKNITTPILMLTAKTEEIDRILGLEMGADDYLTKPFNPRELLARINAILRRVPKENSSATTAHALSSHSEEIYTFGQFTLNLTTRTLSKQGKIIPITTSELGLLKVFIQNANTPLSRDQLMEQTKGKEYEVFNRSLDVQISRLRKLIEPNPTDPIHIKTVWGVGYVFITEPNT, translated from the coding sequence ATGACCAACCGTAAAATATTAATCGTGGACGACGACGAACGTCTGCGCGAGTTACTTCAACAATACCTCCAAGGTCAAGGGTATTATGTTGATATTGCTAAAGATGCTGTATCAATGGACCAGCTGTTCCCTACCCAGCCTTATGATTTAATTGTTTTGGACATTATGCTACCCGATGAGGACGGCTTATCAATCTGTCGTCGTCTAAGAGGTAAAAATATTACCACACCTATTTTGATGTTGACGGCCAAAACAGAAGAAATCGATCGTATTTTGGGCTTAGAAATGGGGGCCGACGATTATCTAACAAAACCTTTTAATCCTCGAGAATTACTGGCACGCATTAACGCCATTTTAAGACGTGTTCCGAAAGAAAATTCATCCGCGACAACGGCTCACGCTTTGTCATCACACTCAGAAGAAATCTATACATTCGGACAATTTACCTTAAATTTAACCACTCGTACTTTGAGCAAACAAGGCAAAATCATTCCTATCACAACCAGTGAACTAGGGCTTTTAAAAGTATTTATCCAAAATGCCAACACGCCTTTATCACGTGACCAGCTCATGGAACAAACCAAAGGGAAAGAGTACGAAGTGTTTAATAGAAGCTTGGATGTCCAAATCTCACGTTTAAGAAAACTCATTGAACCCAACCCCACTGATCCCATCCATATCAAAACTGTTTGGGGCGTAGGATACGTGTTTATTACCGAACCCAATACCTAA
- a CDS encoding ATP-binding protein: protein MTIRKFFSTLANSPHLQLGVFTRAFLFIGTVIIVSMTVWLIIFFSAQETPKAKTLAHRNATILNIIYDAFTINHAIHQQDLINAINQSHNIVILPRLPSDQVVEHNAVNFWHIYQTELKQQALTKHTKAYAAVNGINGLWLSFSVHDKDYWLMIPDNSSHDSMRFQWLGWGIVALILTINGAAISVRFVNNPLSRLSRLAQQLARHEKPDPLPTNEGPYEIRELNQTFNKMAQELRQSEEDREIMLAGISHDIRTPLSRIRLEVEMGPLSEKSKEGIEQDMSQIEHCIDQLIDYARTIQKSNPSVIDLSATLHEIGQREQVHCANRNATLTLAIAPNLHAHILEINLQRAINNLIENALRYGQNPHTHTTDITLKAFQFNHKTVRIEISDTGKGIPDDQIERLLRPFSRGEVARSNTTGTGLGLSIVERQISQSQGSFSIFNHAPHGLTARIDLVSA, encoded by the coding sequence ATGACGATCCGTAAATTTTTCTCAACATTAGCCAATAGCCCTCATCTTCAACTTGGGGTGTTTACACGTGCATTTTTATTTATCGGAACCGTCATTATTGTCAGCATGACTGTTTGGCTCATTATCTTCTTTTCGGCACAAGAGACCCCAAAAGCCAAAACACTGGCCCATCGCAACGCCACCATTCTTAACATTATTTACGATGCTTTTACCATCAATCACGCCATTCATCAACAAGACTTAATCAATGCCATTAACCAATCACACAATATCGTGATTTTGCCTCGTTTGCCTAGCGATCAAGTGGTGGAACATAATGCCGTTAATTTTTGGCATATTTACCAGACAGAATTAAAACAACAAGCACTCACTAAGCACACTAAGGCATATGCGGCCGTTAATGGGATAAACGGACTTTGGCTAAGTTTCAGTGTTCATGACAAAGATTATTGGCTGATGATTCCTGATAACAGCAGCCATGACTCTATGCGATTTCAATGGCTCGGCTGGGGGATTGTCGCGTTAATTCTTACGATTAACGGTGCGGCCATTAGCGTACGTTTTGTAAACAACCCTTTATCTCGATTATCGCGTCTGGCTCAACAACTGGCTCGACATGAAAAACCCGATCCATTGCCAACGAATGAGGGACCTTACGAGATTCGTGAATTAAACCAAACATTCAATAAAATGGCTCAAGAATTAAGACAAAGTGAGGAAGATCGTGAAATTATGTTAGCAGGTATCTCTCACGACATCCGAACACCTTTGTCTAGAATTCGACTAGAAGTAGAAATGGGGCCTTTAAGCGAGAAATCAAAAGAAGGAATTGAACAAGATATGTCTCAAATCGAGCATTGCATCGATCAGCTGATTGATTATGCACGCACGATTCAAAAAAGCAACCCTAGTGTGATAGACTTATCTGCAACGCTTCATGAAATCGGACAACGCGAACAAGTGCATTGTGCCAATCGAAACGCCACGCTTACCCTAGCTATCGCCCCTAATCTACATGCACATATTTTAGAAATCAATTTGCAACGAGCGATCAATAATTTAATTGAAAATGCTTTGCGTTATGGACAAAATCCTCATACGCATACCACTGATATCACTTTGAAAGCCTTTCAATTCAATCACAAAACCGTTCGTATTGAGATCAGTGATACAGGGAAAGGGATTCCAGATGACCAAATTGAGCGACTGCTACGACCTTTCTCAAGAGGAGAAGTTGCTCGTTCCAACACCACTGGTACGGGGCTAGGCCTATCGATTGTGGAAAGACAAATTAGCCAATCACAAGGTAGCTTTTCTATCTTTAACCATGCTCCACACGGCTTAACAGCTAGGATTGACTTAGTCTCTGCTTAA
- the ispD gene encoding 2-C-methyl-D-erythritol 4-phosphate cytidylyltransferase translates to MEIHAILPAAGVGSRLGASLPKQYLMIDGKPLIWYSIQALLADKRITFVHIGLSPQDKEFERLVDIQDARVKWYYCGGQTRAETVLNTIKTSGAKDWVLVHDAARPGLTMNGLARLIDMCLSQQKGGILAMPVSDTVKYGIEDENGCLHIDHTQSRSSLYLAQTPQMFPVSELLNALETVDLSSVTDEASAVELKGGHPLLVRGDWQNLKVTWPADLEIVSKFLSATET, encoded by the coding sequence ATGGAGATCCATGCAATTCTACCTGCGGCGGGTGTTGGTTCACGATTAGGTGCATCGCTACCAAAACAGTACTTGATGATAGATGGTAAACCATTGATTTGGTATAGCATACAAGCGTTATTGGCGGACAAAAGAATCACGTTTGTGCATATTGGTTTATCGCCTCAAGATAAAGAATTTGAACGTTTGGTGGATATTCAGGATGCACGCGTAAAATGGTATTACTGTGGTGGTCAGACGCGTGCAGAAACCGTGTTAAATACGATAAAAACAAGTGGTGCCAAAGATTGGGTGTTGGTTCATGATGCCGCACGTCCCGGTTTGACGATGAATGGATTGGCACGTTTAATCGATATGTGTTTGTCACAACAAAAAGGTGGAATCTTGGCTATGCCTGTATCAGACACGGTTAAATACGGCATTGAAGATGAAAACGGTTGTTTGCATATCGATCATACTCAATCACGTTCATCTTTATATTTGGCACAAACGCCTCAAATGTTTCCAGTTTCTGAATTGTTGAATGCCTTGGAAACAGTGGATTTGAGCAGTGTGACCGATGAGGCCAGTGCAGTGGAATTGAAAGGAGGACATCCTCTGTTGGTAAGAGGGGATTGGCAAAATCTAAAAGTGACATGGCCAGCGGATTTAGAAATTGTTTCTAAATTTTTATCCGCCACCGAAACATAA
- a CDS encoding DUF2818 family protein — translation MFSTTSVLLYTIFAFVMAMLPFLLNRHLLFTYRPNMPIWLSVGQVLLNYILVCLATYCIAVSGDDIKIFVLGIILFLVMAVSALLFNRTQYKGFFARLIEWFAMYLIVGAVGFSIETHYFNSIQQGWEFYVVTLCIFVAMAYPAYVYRHLWLGKQKKPKQSKQAKSTFSEDEQGYE, via the coding sequence ATGTTCTCAACGACTTCTGTTCTGCTTTACACCATATTTGCTTTTGTTATGGCGATGTTGCCATTTTTATTAAATCGACATTTATTGTTTACATATCGTCCCAATATGCCGATATGGCTTTCTGTTGGGCAGGTTCTGCTCAATTATATTTTGGTGTGCTTAGCTACGTATTGTATTGCGGTTTCAGGTGATGATATTAAAATTTTTGTGTTAGGTATTATTTTGTTTTTGGTGATGGCGGTGTCAGCCTTGTTGTTCAATCGCACGCAATACAAAGGTTTTTTTGCTCGCTTGATTGAATGGTTTGCCATGTATCTGATAGTAGGAGCGGTGGGCTTTTCCATTGAAACGCATTACTTTAATTCGATTCAGCAGGGGTGGGAATTTTATGTCGTGACCCTATGTATTTTTGTGGCAATGGCTTATCCTGCCTACGTTTATCGTCATTTATGGTTAGGTAAACAAAAGAAACCCAAACAATCAAAACAAGCAAAATCCACGTTTTCAGAAGATGAACAAGGATATGAGTGA
- a CDS encoding sulfite exporter TauE/SafE family protein: MILDFLPYIVIFIVGFLAGVVNIMAAGGSFVTIPVLMLLGLDANIANGTNRVGIFIQSLAGLKGFSHANKVPSGHKLWGILIPCALGGLSGSLLVAYLPKEILKPILLIVMLIAATFIAVRKNLFAQHHHEPLDIKDRPIAIFYLFLGGVYGGFIQAGVGIILLLICAELLRYDIVRANALKLICTLIFTIVSLVIFVIYDQIHWGWGITLGIGNALGALLGIRVMIHVNPKFIRLLLFIVAVIAIVWAYFSG, encoded by the coding sequence ATGATATTGGACTTTTTACCCTACATAGTGATATTTATCGTTGGATTTTTGGCTGGCGTTGTCAATATTATGGCAGCAGGCGGTTCTTTTGTCACGATTCCCGTACTCATGTTATTAGGGCTAGATGCAAATATTGCCAATGGCACCAATCGAGTAGGCATTTTCATTCAATCTTTAGCGGGGTTAAAGGGATTTTCACATGCAAACAAAGTGCCAAGTGGCCATAAGCTTTGGGGGATTCTGATTCCCTGTGCATTAGGCGGATTAAGTGGATCATTGCTCGTAGCTTATCTTCCCAAAGAAATTTTAAAACCTATTTTGCTCATTGTGATGCTGATTGCTGCTACGTTTATAGCCGTGCGTAAAAATCTTTTTGCTCAACATCATCATGAACCGCTAGACATCAAAGATCGCCCCATCGCTATCTTTTACTTGTTTTTAGGCGGTGTGTACGGTGGCTTTATTCAAGCGGGGGTAGGCATTATTCTCTTACTGATTTGTGCAGAACTACTTCGTTATGATATTGTTCGTGCCAATGCTTTGAAACTTATCTGTACCTTGATTTTCACGATCGTGTCACTGGTTATTTTTGTCATCTACGATCAAATCCATTGGGGATGGGGAATTACCTTGGGTATTGGCAATGCACTTGGCGCATTATTAGGCATCCGAGTGATGATACACGTCAACCCAAAATTCATTCGATTACTGCTGTTCATTGTTGCAGTGATTGCTATTGTATGGGCTTATTTTAGCGGTTAA